One Lottiidibacillus patelloidae genomic region harbors:
- a CDS encoding lipase family protein gives MLEEYIKLADICIKTYVQYHRDGLFTVPKGYKKTAEFKAEWFGKKEWFGFILENEEEVIISFRGTVSETDWLADSLAFHIDFPYGENCGKVHFGFLEVYKSCRNELFAGLKEIDKTKKVIITGHSLGAALATVFALDLAKNAAFKNIKLINYASPRVGNQKFCNAVNKEIAEIVRIVNVHDVVTLLPPITIPLPCSKNKGIFRHVKGKFKISVQKNSFGGNHNMGTYLNGLKKLRSTT, from the coding sequence ATGCTTGAAGAATATATAAAGTTAGCTGATATATGTATTAAAACGTATGTTCAGTATCATCGAGATGGATTATTTACTGTGCCAAAAGGTTATAAAAAAACTGCTGAATTTAAAGCAGAATGGTTTGGCAAGAAAGAGTGGTTTGGATTTATTTTAGAGAATGAGGAAGAGGTAATTATTTCATTTCGAGGGACAGTCTCTGAAACGGATTGGTTAGCTGACTCTTTAGCATTTCATATAGACTTTCCATATGGAGAAAATTGCGGGAAAGTTCACTTTGGATTTTTGGAAGTTTATAAATCATGTAGAAATGAACTATTTGCTGGTCTTAAAGAGATTGATAAGACAAAGAAGGTAATAATAACTGGTCACAGTTTAGGGGCAGCATTAGCAACAGTTTTTGCACTTGATCTTGCGAAGAATGCAGCATTTAAAAATATTAAACTTATAAACTATGCTAGTCCACGGGTAGGTAATCAGAAATTTTGCAATGCTGTTAATAAAGAAATAGCTGAAATTGTTCGGATTGTAAATGTTCATGATGTAGTTACATTACTACCTCCAATTACAATCCCTTTGCCATGTTCGAAAAACAAAGGTATCTTTCGTCATGTGAAAGGAAAGTTCAAAATTAGTGTACAAAAAAATTCGTTTGGTGGTAATCACAATATGGGGACGTATTTGAATGGGCTAAAAAAGTTAAGAAGTACAACATGA
- a CDS encoding Rqc2 family fibronectin-binding protein → MSFDGILTHAIKDELSNTIESGKISKIYQLNQYELLFTIRGNSKNSHLLLSAHPSYSRVQLTKGEYDKPFEPPMFCMLLRKHLEGGIVEKVEQVEFERILVFHIRSRNELGDVTYKKLIVEIMNKHSNIIVVDRDTNKIIDSIKHLSPALNRHRTVMPGSEYIEPPKQNKLDPFVATEEDVLKKVDFNSGKLAMQLVENFAGLSPLVANEIVHRAGLANATSLPKAFVELMNEIKEAQYEPQILLNDNGKELFYVLSLSHIKGEKKTFTSVSEMLDRFYGGKAERDRVKQQASDLERFIKNEWNKNKRKIKKLQQTLKDAEKAEQYKLHGELLTAHMYMVKRGDSKITVSNFYDEAGEAVTITLDPQKTASQNAQNYFKKYQKAKTSLLEVEKQLILTNEEISYFDGLLQQIESASLKDILEIREELIEGGYLKKSKQASKKKTKQSKPQLEKYLSTDGFEILVGKNNIQNDYLTNRVANQDDLWFHTKDIPGSHVVIKGNDITEQTILEAANIAAFFSKARQSSSVPVDFTKIRHVKKPSGAKPGYVIYDNQQTVYVTPSEDLVLRLKKKS, encoded by the coding sequence ATGTCATTTGACGGCATTTTAACGCATGCAATTAAAGACGAATTAAGTAATACCATTGAATCAGGAAAAATATCAAAAATTTATCAACTAAATCAATATGAACTTCTATTTACAATTCGAGGAAACAGCAAAAATAGCCATTTATTACTTTCTGCTCATCCTTCATATTCTCGCGTTCAATTAACGAAAGGTGAATATGATAAGCCATTTGAACCTCCGATGTTTTGTATGCTATTACGCAAACATCTAGAAGGAGGAATTGTTGAAAAAGTTGAGCAAGTTGAATTTGAACGAATTTTAGTTTTTCACATACGCTCAAGAAATGAACTTGGTGATGTTACATATAAGAAACTAATCGTTGAAATCATGAACAAACATAGTAATATTATCGTTGTTGACCGCGATACTAACAAAATAATAGATAGTATTAAGCATTTGTCACCTGCATTGAATCGACATCGAACAGTCATGCCAGGTTCAGAATATATCGAACCGCCAAAACAAAATAAACTTGATCCATTTGTAGCTACTGAAGAAGATGTTCTAAAAAAAGTAGATTTTAATAGCGGTAAGCTCGCAATGCAACTCGTGGAAAACTTTGCAGGTTTATCACCTTTAGTCGCAAATGAAATTGTCCATCGTGCAGGACTGGCCAATGCAACTTCATTGCCGAAAGCATTTGTTGAATTGATGAATGAAATAAAAGAAGCACAATATGAACCACAAATTTTACTTAATGATAATGGAAAAGAACTTTTCTACGTTTTGTCTTTATCTCATATTAAAGGCGAAAAGAAAACCTTCACTTCAGTCAGTGAGATGCTTGATCGCTTTTACGGTGGTAAAGCTGAACGAGACCGCGTGAAACAGCAAGCTTCTGACCTAGAGCGTTTTATAAAAAATGAATGGAATAAAAATAAACGTAAAATTAAAAAACTGCAACAAACACTAAAAGATGCAGAAAAAGCCGAGCAATATAAGTTACATGGCGAATTATTAACAGCTCATATGTATATGGTAAAACGAGGAGATTCAAAAATTACCGTATCAAATTTTTATGATGAGGCCGGAGAAGCTGTGACCATCACATTAGATCCTCAAAAAACTGCTTCTCAAAATGCACAAAACTATTTCAAAAAATATCAAAAAGCGAAAACATCACTTTTAGAAGTGGAAAAACAGCTTATTCTCACAAATGAGGAAATCTCATATTTCGATGGATTATTGCAACAAATTGAAAGTGCATCATTAAAAGATATTTTAGAAATTAGGGAAGAGCTAATTGAAGGTGGCTACTTAAAGAAAAGTAAACAAGCTTCCAAAAAGAAAACAAAGCAATCAAAACCACAATTAGAAAAATACCTATCTACTGATGGCTTTGAAATTCTCGTTGGAAAAAACAATATACAAAATGACTACTTAACGAACCGAGTGGCTAATCAAGATGATCTATGGTTCCACACGAAAGATATACCAGGTTCACACGTAGTAATTAAAGGCAATGATATTACTGAACAAACAATTTTAGAAGCAGCAAATATTGCAGCCTTTTTTAGTAAGGCAAGGCAATCTAGCTCTGTTCCAGTAGATTTCACGAAAATCCGCCACGTTAAGAAGCCAAGTGGCGCTAAGCCTGGATATGTCATTTATGACAATCAACAAACTGTCTATGTAACACCAAGTGAAGACCTCGTTTTAAGGTTGAAAAAGAAAAGCTGA